A part of Oncorhynchus gorbuscha isolate QuinsamMale2020 ecotype Even-year linkage group LG09, OgorEven_v1.0, whole genome shotgun sequence genomic DNA contains:
- the LOC124042783 gene encoding krev interaction trapped protein 1-like isoform X3 yields the protein MGNQDNLEDVFVAVVRPKNHVSLSSKEYRAKAYEILLIEVPLEGKEKKRKKVLLATKIQANGDTARSILDYVEEMTKPISNKKGFIGKRVVHMKKFHLDGDNEGKEVSLFFVPINVKDNSKPIYNPGSPSFYCLQDIMRVCSETSTHFSSITSKMLLALDKWLEEKHTMPHAIAALFRPAPVDRVKTNVDKVIINPYFGLGAPDYSKIQIPTREKWQHGSNNVTEEKEHQWVDDFPLHRSACEGDTDLLTKLLESGFSVKQLDSDHWAPIHYACWYGKVEATKLLLEKGNCNPNLLNGQLSSLLHFAAGGGHSEIVQLLLQHPEIDRHIEDQQNRSPLQICEENKQNEWEETVKLLQQANNKPYEKVRIYRMDGSYRSVELKHGNNTSVQQIMEGMRLSKDTQQYFTIWICSENLNLQLKPYHKPLQHLRIWTEIVTDLTVLDPQRENPQLFLRRDVRLPLDIEKKIEDPLSILILFDEARHCLLKGFFPSPDSKLITLASLLLQIIYGNYESKKHKQGFLNEENLKSIVPISKVKSKAHHWTSKILHEYKCFSMSEGVSKEMHHLQRLFLQNCWDIPTYGAAFFTGQVFTKASSSNHKVIRVFVGVNTKGLHLMNMETKVLLISLGYGSFMWQLGHADQYFQIHSLENKMNFIVHTKQAGLIVKLLMKLSGQMTPNDRSLTDKYAYG from the exons ATGGGCAACCAAGACAACTTGGAAGATGTGTTTGTAGCTGTCGTTCGTCCAAAGAACCATGTCAGTTTGAGCTCTAAGGAATATCGGGCTAAAGCCTATGag ATCCTGTTGATAGAAGTTCCTTTGGAAGGAAAAGAGAAGAAACGGAAGAAGGTCTTACTGGCGACCAAAATTCAAGCCAATGGGGACACAGCCAGATCCATTTTGGATTATGTAGAAGAAATGACTAAACCCATATCTAACAAAAAGGGTTTTATTG GAAAGCGTGTGGTGCACATGAAGAAATTCCATCTCGATGGTGACAATGAAGGAAAAGAGGTCTCCCTCTTTTTTGTGCCAATTAATGTCAAAG ATAATAGCAAACCTATCTACAACCCTGGGAGCCCAAGTTTTTACTGCCTCCAGGATATCATGCGTGTGTGTAGTGAGACCAGCACTCATTTCTCCTCCATCACCTCAAAGATGCTCCTGGCCTTGGACAA GTGGCTGGAAGAGAAGCACACCATGCCTCACGCCATTGCAGCTCTGTTCCGGCCCGCACCGGTGGACCGAGTCAAGACCAAT GTGGACAAAGTTATCATCAACCCTTACTTTGGCCTTGGTGCTCCAGATTACTCTAAAATCCAGATCCCTACTAGAGAAAAGTGGCAGCACGGCTCTAACAATGTGACAGAGGAAAA GGAGCACCAGTGGGTGGATGACTTCCCCCTACACCGCAGTGCCTGTGAAGGTGACACAGATCTGCTCACCAAGCTCCTGGAAAGTGGCTTCTCAGTCAAACAGCTGGACAGCGACCACTGGGCCCCCATCCACTACGCCTGCTG GTATGGTAAAGTGGAAGCAACAAAGCTACTGCTGGAGAAGGGAAACTGTAACCCCAACCTGCTGAATGGCCAGCTGAGCTCCCTGCTGCACTTTGCAGCTGGAGGGGGCCACTCAGAGATCGTACAGCTTCTGCTCCAGCATCCTGAGATAGACCGG CACATAGAGGATCAGCAAAACAGATCGCCCCTGCAAATCTGTGAAGAGAACAAGCAAAACGAATGGGAGGAGACAGTGAAACTCCTACAGCAAGCCAATAACAAACCA TACGAGAAGGTGCGCATCTACCGTATGGACGGCTCGTACCGCTCGGTGGAGCTGAAGCACGGCAACAACACATCAGTGCAGCAGATTATGGAGGGCATGCGGCTTTCCAAGGACACCCAGCAGTACTTCACCATCTGGATCTGCTCCGAGAACCTCA ACCTGCAGCTAAAGCCCTACCACAAGCCCCTGCAGCACCTGCGTATCTGGACAGAGATCGTCACTGACCTCACCGTCCTAGACCCCCAGAGGGAGAACCCACAGCTCTTCCTCCGTAGAGATGTCCGTCTGCCCCTCGACATTGAGAAAAAG ATTGAGGACCCACTGTCCATCCTGATCCTGTTTGATGAGGCCAGACACTGCCTCCTCAAGGGCTTCTTCCCCTCCCCGGACAGCAAGCTGATCACCCTGGCCAGCCTTCTGCTGCAGATCATCTACGGAAACTATGAGAGCAAGAAGCACAAGCAGGGTTTCCTTAA TGAGGAAAACCTGAAATCTATTGTCCCAATATCCAAGGTTAAAAGCAAAGCACATCATTGGACAAGCAAGATTCTTCATGAGTATAAG TGCTTCAGTATGAGTGAGGGTGTGAGCAAAGAGATGCACCACCTCCAGAGGCTCTTCCTGCAGAACTGCTGGGACATCCCAACCTATGGTGCCGCCTTCTTCACAGGCCAGGTCTTCACCAAGGCTAGCTCCAGCAACCACAAAGTGATCCGCGTCTTCGTGGGTGTCAACACCAAGGGCCTGCACCTCATGAACATGGAGACCAAG GTACTTCTTATCAGTCTGGGGTATGGCTCTTTCATGTGGCAGCTAGGGCATGCTGATCAGTACTTTCAGATTCACAGTCTGGAAAATAAGATGAATTTCATTGTGCATACCAAACAG GCTGGCCTAATTGTTAAACTGTTAATGAAGTTGAGTGGACAAATGACTCCAAATGACAGAAGTTTAACAGACAAGTATGCATATGGTTGA
- the LOC124042783 gene encoding krev interaction trapped protein 1-like isoform X2: MGNQDNLEDVFVAVVRPKNHVSLSSKEYRAKAYEILLIEVPLEGKEKKRKKVLLATKIQANGDTARSILDYVEEMTKPISNKKGFIGKRVVHMKKFHLDGDNEGKEVSLFFVPINVKDNSKPIYNPGSPSFYCLQDIMRVCSETSTHFSSITSKMLLALDKWLEEKHTMPHAIAALFRPAPVDRVKTNVSNPAYTSEGKPSDGDLHMGYTALEIKSKMLSLEKADMCIQNPLYSSDLQYTNRVDKVIINPYFGLGAPDYSKIQIPTREKWQHGSNNVTEEKEHQWVDDFPLHRSACEGDTDLLTKLLESGFSVKQLDSDHWAPIHYACWYGKVEATKLLLEKGNCNPNLLNGQLSSLLHFAAGGGHSEIVQLLLQHPEIDRYEKVRIYRMDGSYRSVELKHGNNTSVQQIMEGMRLSKDTQQYFTIWICSENLNLQLKPYHKPLQHLRIWTEIVTDLTVLDPQRENPQLFLRRDVRLPLDIEKKIEDPLSILILFDEARHCLLKGFFPSPDSKLITLASLLLQIIYGNYESKKHKQGFLNEENLKSIVPISKVKSKAHHWTSKILHEYKCFSMSEGVSKEMHHLQRLFLQNCWDIPTYGAAFFTGQVFTKASSSNHKVIRVFVGVNTKGLHLMNMETKVLLISLGYGSFMWQLGHADQYFQIHSLENKMNFIVHTKQAGLIVKLLMKLSGQMTPNDRSLTDKYAYG, from the exons ATGGGCAACCAAGACAACTTGGAAGATGTGTTTGTAGCTGTCGTTCGTCCAAAGAACCATGTCAGTTTGAGCTCTAAGGAATATCGGGCTAAAGCCTATGag ATCCTGTTGATAGAAGTTCCTTTGGAAGGAAAAGAGAAGAAACGGAAGAAGGTCTTACTGGCGACCAAAATTCAAGCCAATGGGGACACAGCCAGATCCATTTTGGATTATGTAGAAGAAATGACTAAACCCATATCTAACAAAAAGGGTTTTATTG GAAAGCGTGTGGTGCACATGAAGAAATTCCATCTCGATGGTGACAATGAAGGAAAAGAGGTCTCCCTCTTTTTTGTGCCAATTAATGTCAAAG ATAATAGCAAACCTATCTACAACCCTGGGAGCCCAAGTTTTTACTGCCTCCAGGATATCATGCGTGTGTGTAGTGAGACCAGCACTCATTTCTCCTCCATCACCTCAAAGATGCTCCTGGCCTTGGACAA GTGGCTGGAAGAGAAGCACACCATGCCTCACGCCATTGCAGCTCTGTTCCGGCCCGCACCGGTGGACCGAGTCAAGACCAATGTGAGTAACCCTGCATACACCAGCGAGGGCAAACCCAGCGATGGAGATTTGCACATGGGCTACACCGCCTTGGAGATCAAGAGCAAGATGCTGTCACTGGAGAAGGCAGACATGTGCATTCAAAACCCTCTCTACAGCTCAGACCTGCAGTATACCAACCGG GTGGACAAAGTTATCATCAACCCTTACTTTGGCCTTGGTGCTCCAGATTACTCTAAAATCCAGATCCCTACTAGAGAAAAGTGGCAGCACGGCTCTAACAATGTGACAGAGGAAAA GGAGCACCAGTGGGTGGATGACTTCCCCCTACACCGCAGTGCCTGTGAAGGTGACACAGATCTGCTCACCAAGCTCCTGGAAAGTGGCTTCTCAGTCAAACAGCTGGACAGCGACCACTGGGCCCCCATCCACTACGCCTGCTG GTATGGTAAAGTGGAAGCAACAAAGCTACTGCTGGAGAAGGGAAACTGTAACCCCAACCTGCTGAATGGCCAGCTGAGCTCCCTGCTGCACTTTGCAGCTGGAGGGGGCCACTCAGAGATCGTACAGCTTCTGCTCCAGCATCCTGAGATAGACCGG TACGAGAAGGTGCGCATCTACCGTATGGACGGCTCGTACCGCTCGGTGGAGCTGAAGCACGGCAACAACACATCAGTGCAGCAGATTATGGAGGGCATGCGGCTTTCCAAGGACACCCAGCAGTACTTCACCATCTGGATCTGCTCCGAGAACCTCA ACCTGCAGCTAAAGCCCTACCACAAGCCCCTGCAGCACCTGCGTATCTGGACAGAGATCGTCACTGACCTCACCGTCCTAGACCCCCAGAGGGAGAACCCACAGCTCTTCCTCCGTAGAGATGTCCGTCTGCCCCTCGACATTGAGAAAAAG ATTGAGGACCCACTGTCCATCCTGATCCTGTTTGATGAGGCCAGACACTGCCTCCTCAAGGGCTTCTTCCCCTCCCCGGACAGCAAGCTGATCACCCTGGCCAGCCTTCTGCTGCAGATCATCTACGGAAACTATGAGAGCAAGAAGCACAAGCAGGGTTTCCTTAA TGAGGAAAACCTGAAATCTATTGTCCCAATATCCAAGGTTAAAAGCAAAGCACATCATTGGACAAGCAAGATTCTTCATGAGTATAAG TGCTTCAGTATGAGTGAGGGTGTGAGCAAAGAGATGCACCACCTCCAGAGGCTCTTCCTGCAGAACTGCTGGGACATCCCAACCTATGGTGCCGCCTTCTTCACAGGCCAGGTCTTCACCAAGGCTAGCTCCAGCAACCACAAAGTGATCCGCGTCTTCGTGGGTGTCAACACCAAGGGCCTGCACCTCATGAACATGGAGACCAAG GTACTTCTTATCAGTCTGGGGTATGGCTCTTTCATGTGGCAGCTAGGGCATGCTGATCAGTACTTTCAGATTCACAGTCTGGAAAATAAGATGAATTTCATTGTGCATACCAAACAG GCTGGCCTAATTGTTAAACTGTTAATGAAGTTGAGTGGACAAATGACTCCAAATGACAGAAGTTTAACAGACAAGTATGCATATGGTTGA
- the LOC124042783 gene encoding krev interaction trapped protein 1-like isoform X1 gives MGNQDNLEDVFVAVVRPKNHVSLSSKEYRAKAYEILLIEVPLEGKEKKRKKVLLATKIQANGDTARSILDYVEEMTKPISNKKGFIGKRVVHMKKFHLDGDNEGKEVSLFFVPINVKDNSKPIYNPGSPSFYCLQDIMRVCSETSTHFSSITSKMLLALDKWLEEKHTMPHAIAALFRPAPVDRVKTNVSNPAYTSEGKPSDGDLHMGYTALEIKSKMLSLEKADMCIQNPLYSSDLQYTNRVDKVIINPYFGLGAPDYSKIQIPTREKWQHGSNNVTEEKEHQWVDDFPLHRSACEGDTDLLTKLLESGFSVKQLDSDHWAPIHYACWYGKVEATKLLLEKGNCNPNLLNGQLSSLLHFAAGGGHSEIVQLLLQHPEIDRHIEDQQNRSPLQICEENKQNEWEETVKLLQQANNKPYEKVRIYRMDGSYRSVELKHGNNTSVQQIMEGMRLSKDTQQYFTIWICSENLNLQLKPYHKPLQHLRIWTEIVTDLTVLDPQRENPQLFLRRDVRLPLDIEKKIEDPLSILILFDEARHCLLKGFFPSPDSKLITLASLLLQIIYGNYESKKHKQGFLNEENLKSIVPISKVKSKAHHWTSKILHEYKCFSMSEGVSKEMHHLQRLFLQNCWDIPTYGAAFFTGQVFTKASSSNHKVIRVFVGVNTKGLHLMNMETKVLLISLGYGSFMWQLGHADQYFQIHSLENKMNFIVHTKQAGLIVKLLMKLSGQMTPNDRSLTDKYAYG, from the exons ATGGGCAACCAAGACAACTTGGAAGATGTGTTTGTAGCTGTCGTTCGTCCAAAGAACCATGTCAGTTTGAGCTCTAAGGAATATCGGGCTAAAGCCTATGag ATCCTGTTGATAGAAGTTCCTTTGGAAGGAAAAGAGAAGAAACGGAAGAAGGTCTTACTGGCGACCAAAATTCAAGCCAATGGGGACACAGCCAGATCCATTTTGGATTATGTAGAAGAAATGACTAAACCCATATCTAACAAAAAGGGTTTTATTG GAAAGCGTGTGGTGCACATGAAGAAATTCCATCTCGATGGTGACAATGAAGGAAAAGAGGTCTCCCTCTTTTTTGTGCCAATTAATGTCAAAG ATAATAGCAAACCTATCTACAACCCTGGGAGCCCAAGTTTTTACTGCCTCCAGGATATCATGCGTGTGTGTAGTGAGACCAGCACTCATTTCTCCTCCATCACCTCAAAGATGCTCCTGGCCTTGGACAA GTGGCTGGAAGAGAAGCACACCATGCCTCACGCCATTGCAGCTCTGTTCCGGCCCGCACCGGTGGACCGAGTCAAGACCAATGTGAGTAACCCTGCATACACCAGCGAGGGCAAACCCAGCGATGGAGATTTGCACATGGGCTACACCGCCTTGGAGATCAAGAGCAAGATGCTGTCACTGGAGAAGGCAGACATGTGCATTCAAAACCCTCTCTACAGCTCAGACCTGCAGTATACCAACCGG GTGGACAAAGTTATCATCAACCCTTACTTTGGCCTTGGTGCTCCAGATTACTCTAAAATCCAGATCCCTACTAGAGAAAAGTGGCAGCACGGCTCTAACAATGTGACAGAGGAAAA GGAGCACCAGTGGGTGGATGACTTCCCCCTACACCGCAGTGCCTGTGAAGGTGACACAGATCTGCTCACCAAGCTCCTGGAAAGTGGCTTCTCAGTCAAACAGCTGGACAGCGACCACTGGGCCCCCATCCACTACGCCTGCTG GTATGGTAAAGTGGAAGCAACAAAGCTACTGCTGGAGAAGGGAAACTGTAACCCCAACCTGCTGAATGGCCAGCTGAGCTCCCTGCTGCACTTTGCAGCTGGAGGGGGCCACTCAGAGATCGTACAGCTTCTGCTCCAGCATCCTGAGATAGACCGG CACATAGAGGATCAGCAAAACAGATCGCCCCTGCAAATCTGTGAAGAGAACAAGCAAAACGAATGGGAGGAGACAGTGAAACTCCTACAGCAAGCCAATAACAAACCA TACGAGAAGGTGCGCATCTACCGTATGGACGGCTCGTACCGCTCGGTGGAGCTGAAGCACGGCAACAACACATCAGTGCAGCAGATTATGGAGGGCATGCGGCTTTCCAAGGACACCCAGCAGTACTTCACCATCTGGATCTGCTCCGAGAACCTCA ACCTGCAGCTAAAGCCCTACCACAAGCCCCTGCAGCACCTGCGTATCTGGACAGAGATCGTCACTGACCTCACCGTCCTAGACCCCCAGAGGGAGAACCCACAGCTCTTCCTCCGTAGAGATGTCCGTCTGCCCCTCGACATTGAGAAAAAG ATTGAGGACCCACTGTCCATCCTGATCCTGTTTGATGAGGCCAGACACTGCCTCCTCAAGGGCTTCTTCCCCTCCCCGGACAGCAAGCTGATCACCCTGGCCAGCCTTCTGCTGCAGATCATCTACGGAAACTATGAGAGCAAGAAGCACAAGCAGGGTTTCCTTAA TGAGGAAAACCTGAAATCTATTGTCCCAATATCCAAGGTTAAAAGCAAAGCACATCATTGGACAAGCAAGATTCTTCATGAGTATAAG TGCTTCAGTATGAGTGAGGGTGTGAGCAAAGAGATGCACCACCTCCAGAGGCTCTTCCTGCAGAACTGCTGGGACATCCCAACCTATGGTGCCGCCTTCTTCACAGGCCAGGTCTTCACCAAGGCTAGCTCCAGCAACCACAAAGTGATCCGCGTCTTCGTGGGTGTCAACACCAAGGGCCTGCACCTCATGAACATGGAGACCAAG GTACTTCTTATCAGTCTGGGGTATGGCTCTTTCATGTGGCAGCTAGGGCATGCTGATCAGTACTTTCAGATTCACAGTCTGGAAAATAAGATGAATTTCATTGTGCATACCAAACAG GCTGGCCTAATTGTTAAACTGTTAATGAAGTTGAGTGGACAAATGACTCCAAATGACAGAAGTTTAACAGACAAGTATGCATATGGTTGA
- the LOC124042783 gene encoding krev interaction trapped protein 1-like isoform X4: MTKPISNKKGFIGKRVVHMKKFHLDGDNEGKEVSLFFVPINVKDNSKPIYNPGSPSFYCLQDIMRVCSETSTHFSSITSKMLLALDKWLEEKHTMPHAIAALFRPAPVDRVKTNVSNPAYTSEGKPSDGDLHMGYTALEIKSKMLSLEKADMCIQNPLYSSDLQYTNRVDKVIINPYFGLGAPDYSKIQIPTREKWQHGSNNVTEEKEHQWVDDFPLHRSACEGDTDLLTKLLESGFSVKQLDSDHWAPIHYACWYGKVEATKLLLEKGNCNPNLLNGQLSSLLHFAAGGGHSEIVQLLLQHPEIDRHIEDQQNRSPLQICEENKQNEWEETVKLLQQANNKPYEKVRIYRMDGSYRSVELKHGNNTSVQQIMEGMRLSKDTQQYFTIWICSENLNLQLKPYHKPLQHLRIWTEIVTDLTVLDPQRENPQLFLRRDVRLPLDIEKKIEDPLSILILFDEARHCLLKGFFPSPDSKLITLASLLLQIIYGNYESKKHKQGFLNEENLKSIVPISKVKSKAHHWTSKILHEYKCFSMSEGVSKEMHHLQRLFLQNCWDIPTYGAAFFTGQVFTKASSSNHKVIRVFVGVNTKGLHLMNMETKVLLISLGYGSFMWQLGHADQYFQIHSLENKMNFIVHTKQAGLIVKLLMKLSGQMTPNDRSLTDKYAYG; encoded by the exons ATGACTAAACCCATATCTAACAAAAAGGGTTTTATTG GAAAGCGTGTGGTGCACATGAAGAAATTCCATCTCGATGGTGACAATGAAGGAAAAGAGGTCTCCCTCTTTTTTGTGCCAATTAATGTCAAAG ATAATAGCAAACCTATCTACAACCCTGGGAGCCCAAGTTTTTACTGCCTCCAGGATATCATGCGTGTGTGTAGTGAGACCAGCACTCATTTCTCCTCCATCACCTCAAAGATGCTCCTGGCCTTGGACAA GTGGCTGGAAGAGAAGCACACCATGCCTCACGCCATTGCAGCTCTGTTCCGGCCCGCACCGGTGGACCGAGTCAAGACCAATGTGAGTAACCCTGCATACACCAGCGAGGGCAAACCCAGCGATGGAGATTTGCACATGGGCTACACCGCCTTGGAGATCAAGAGCAAGATGCTGTCACTGGAGAAGGCAGACATGTGCATTCAAAACCCTCTCTACAGCTCAGACCTGCAGTATACCAACCGG GTGGACAAAGTTATCATCAACCCTTACTTTGGCCTTGGTGCTCCAGATTACTCTAAAATCCAGATCCCTACTAGAGAAAAGTGGCAGCACGGCTCTAACAATGTGACAGAGGAAAA GGAGCACCAGTGGGTGGATGACTTCCCCCTACACCGCAGTGCCTGTGAAGGTGACACAGATCTGCTCACCAAGCTCCTGGAAAGTGGCTTCTCAGTCAAACAGCTGGACAGCGACCACTGGGCCCCCATCCACTACGCCTGCTG GTATGGTAAAGTGGAAGCAACAAAGCTACTGCTGGAGAAGGGAAACTGTAACCCCAACCTGCTGAATGGCCAGCTGAGCTCCCTGCTGCACTTTGCAGCTGGAGGGGGCCACTCAGAGATCGTACAGCTTCTGCTCCAGCATCCTGAGATAGACCGG CACATAGAGGATCAGCAAAACAGATCGCCCCTGCAAATCTGTGAAGAGAACAAGCAAAACGAATGGGAGGAGACAGTGAAACTCCTACAGCAAGCCAATAACAAACCA TACGAGAAGGTGCGCATCTACCGTATGGACGGCTCGTACCGCTCGGTGGAGCTGAAGCACGGCAACAACACATCAGTGCAGCAGATTATGGAGGGCATGCGGCTTTCCAAGGACACCCAGCAGTACTTCACCATCTGGATCTGCTCCGAGAACCTCA ACCTGCAGCTAAAGCCCTACCACAAGCCCCTGCAGCACCTGCGTATCTGGACAGAGATCGTCACTGACCTCACCGTCCTAGACCCCCAGAGGGAGAACCCACAGCTCTTCCTCCGTAGAGATGTCCGTCTGCCCCTCGACATTGAGAAAAAG ATTGAGGACCCACTGTCCATCCTGATCCTGTTTGATGAGGCCAGACACTGCCTCCTCAAGGGCTTCTTCCCCTCCCCGGACAGCAAGCTGATCACCCTGGCCAGCCTTCTGCTGCAGATCATCTACGGAAACTATGAGAGCAAGAAGCACAAGCAGGGTTTCCTTAA TGAGGAAAACCTGAAATCTATTGTCCCAATATCCAAGGTTAAAAGCAAAGCACATCATTGGACAAGCAAGATTCTTCATGAGTATAAG TGCTTCAGTATGAGTGAGGGTGTGAGCAAAGAGATGCACCACCTCCAGAGGCTCTTCCTGCAGAACTGCTGGGACATCCCAACCTATGGTGCCGCCTTCTTCACAGGCCAGGTCTTCACCAAGGCTAGCTCCAGCAACCACAAAGTGATCCGCGTCTTCGTGGGTGTCAACACCAAGGGCCTGCACCTCATGAACATGGAGACCAAG GTACTTCTTATCAGTCTGGGGTATGGCTCTTTCATGTGGCAGCTAGGGCATGCTGATCAGTACTTTCAGATTCACAGTCTGGAAAATAAGATGAATTTCATTGTGCATACCAAACAG GCTGGCCTAATTGTTAAACTGTTAATGAAGTTGAGTGGACAAATGACTCCAAATGACAGAAGTTTAACAGACAAGTATGCATATGGTTGA
- the LOC124042783 gene encoding krev interaction trapped protein 1-like isoform X5, whose product MRVCSETSTHFSSITSKMLLALDKWLEEKHTMPHAIAALFRPAPVDRVKTNVSNPAYTSEGKPSDGDLHMGYTALEIKSKMLSLEKADMCIQNPLYSSDLQYTNRVDKVIINPYFGLGAPDYSKIQIPTREKWQHGSNNVTEEKEHQWVDDFPLHRSACEGDTDLLTKLLESGFSVKQLDSDHWAPIHYACWYGKVEATKLLLEKGNCNPNLLNGQLSSLLHFAAGGGHSEIVQLLLQHPEIDRHIEDQQNRSPLQICEENKQNEWEETVKLLQQANNKPYEKVRIYRMDGSYRSVELKHGNNTSVQQIMEGMRLSKDTQQYFTIWICSENLNLQLKPYHKPLQHLRIWTEIVTDLTVLDPQRENPQLFLRRDVRLPLDIEKKIEDPLSILILFDEARHCLLKGFFPSPDSKLITLASLLLQIIYGNYESKKHKQGFLNEENLKSIVPISKVKSKAHHWTSKILHEYKCFSMSEGVSKEMHHLQRLFLQNCWDIPTYGAAFFTGQVFTKASSSNHKVIRVFVGVNTKGLHLMNMETKVLLISLGYGSFMWQLGHADQYFQIHSLENKMNFIVHTKQAGLIVKLLMKLSGQMTPNDRSLTDKYAYG is encoded by the exons ATGCGTGTGTGTAGTGAGACCAGCACTCATTTCTCCTCCATCACCTCAAAGATGCTCCTGGCCTTGGACAA GTGGCTGGAAGAGAAGCACACCATGCCTCACGCCATTGCAGCTCTGTTCCGGCCCGCACCGGTGGACCGAGTCAAGACCAATGTGAGTAACCCTGCATACACCAGCGAGGGCAAACCCAGCGATGGAGATTTGCACATGGGCTACACCGCCTTGGAGATCAAGAGCAAGATGCTGTCACTGGAGAAGGCAGACATGTGCATTCAAAACCCTCTCTACAGCTCAGACCTGCAGTATACCAACCGG GTGGACAAAGTTATCATCAACCCTTACTTTGGCCTTGGTGCTCCAGATTACTCTAAAATCCAGATCCCTACTAGAGAAAAGTGGCAGCACGGCTCTAACAATGTGACAGAGGAAAA GGAGCACCAGTGGGTGGATGACTTCCCCCTACACCGCAGTGCCTGTGAAGGTGACACAGATCTGCTCACCAAGCTCCTGGAAAGTGGCTTCTCAGTCAAACAGCTGGACAGCGACCACTGGGCCCCCATCCACTACGCCTGCTG GTATGGTAAAGTGGAAGCAACAAAGCTACTGCTGGAGAAGGGAAACTGTAACCCCAACCTGCTGAATGGCCAGCTGAGCTCCCTGCTGCACTTTGCAGCTGGAGGGGGCCACTCAGAGATCGTACAGCTTCTGCTCCAGCATCCTGAGATAGACCGG CACATAGAGGATCAGCAAAACAGATCGCCCCTGCAAATCTGTGAAGAGAACAAGCAAAACGAATGGGAGGAGACAGTGAAACTCCTACAGCAAGCCAATAACAAACCA TACGAGAAGGTGCGCATCTACCGTATGGACGGCTCGTACCGCTCGGTGGAGCTGAAGCACGGCAACAACACATCAGTGCAGCAGATTATGGAGGGCATGCGGCTTTCCAAGGACACCCAGCAGTACTTCACCATCTGGATCTGCTCCGAGAACCTCA ACCTGCAGCTAAAGCCCTACCACAAGCCCCTGCAGCACCTGCGTATCTGGACAGAGATCGTCACTGACCTCACCGTCCTAGACCCCCAGAGGGAGAACCCACAGCTCTTCCTCCGTAGAGATGTCCGTCTGCCCCTCGACATTGAGAAAAAG ATTGAGGACCCACTGTCCATCCTGATCCTGTTTGATGAGGCCAGACACTGCCTCCTCAAGGGCTTCTTCCCCTCCCCGGACAGCAAGCTGATCACCCTGGCCAGCCTTCTGCTGCAGATCATCTACGGAAACTATGAGAGCAAGAAGCACAAGCAGGGTTTCCTTAA TGAGGAAAACCTGAAATCTATTGTCCCAATATCCAAGGTTAAAAGCAAAGCACATCATTGGACAAGCAAGATTCTTCATGAGTATAAG TGCTTCAGTATGAGTGAGGGTGTGAGCAAAGAGATGCACCACCTCCAGAGGCTCTTCCTGCAGAACTGCTGGGACATCCCAACCTATGGTGCCGCCTTCTTCACAGGCCAGGTCTTCACCAAGGCTAGCTCCAGCAACCACAAAGTGATCCGCGTCTTCGTGGGTGTCAACACCAAGGGCCTGCACCTCATGAACATGGAGACCAAG GTACTTCTTATCAGTCTGGGGTATGGCTCTTTCATGTGGCAGCTAGGGCATGCTGATCAGTACTTTCAGATTCACAGTCTGGAAAATAAGATGAATTTCATTGTGCATACCAAACAG GCTGGCCTAATTGTTAAACTGTTAATGAAGTTGAGTGGACAAATGACTCCAAATGACAGAAGTTTAACAGACAAGTATGCATATGGTTGA